The nucleotide window GCACCCTGACAGATCCAAACTTTCCAGATGCTGTAGAGATGCCAACCGTCGCACGTTATCATCACTTGCGATGGGTTCCACAAACTTCAAGCTACGTAGTCGCGTCAGCATAGTAAGCGCTGCCATTTGCTCCTCGGCATCTATAGAATCATACTCGTATTCCAAAGAGAATTCGGAAACCCGATCGAAATACTCTGCACGACACCATGGCCGAAGAAGAGGATAGTACACGGGCAAGTCACGCGTGACGATGTACCCATGTTCAGGTGACGGAAGTTCGCTTAACGCGGCTTGCTCGCGCTTCCAGAAATAGCGAGCTGTTTGACACTGCCACGAAATAAACGCAAAGACGAAACAAAGAAGCGTGAAGCCCGCGATCAAATGCGTGAGTCGGAACTGAATAAACAGTTTGAACTTATCAAGCATCTCGCAGCTAACCTCTTAAAATCTGAAACAATTCTTCATAAAATCGCCGGCCAAGTCAGATGCATCAGCGCGGTGTGCTTGTCTTCGCGCTCCGGCATGTCTTTTGGCGGACCATGAACATGCATATGCGGAGTTGGCACGCTGGCCAGGCGGTTACGATGGCCGTGCTGGTAGTCGGTGTAGCTGGTGCAACAAAGGCACGGGCCAGAGGCACCGTGGCACACAGAGAGGTTTCATTGGCCAGTGCCACCCGCTCGATCCAAGTTAGTCTAAAAAAATAAGCCAAGCGACAAAAAAGGGCTGTTTAATTGCAATTCATCAGGCGTGCAAAGCTGGCGATTGAACGCCAGACCACAAAGCCCTAATCCCGCCGTACAAACAAAGAATTCAGGGTCATACCTATTTTTTTTGGTCCATCCGGCTTTTTCATGGGGCTGCTAGAATTCTCCGAGGAGAAGGGAGCATAAAGGAAGCGTTGCCTGGCGATTGTTGAACATGGTTATGCTACCCATTCGATCTTATCGAGGTCGGCGGCATCAATCCAACAAGGGTGACCAACGGAAGCCCTCGATTCGTGGCAAACCGGCGTGTTGCTAGGTTGGATTCCGAACGCAGGCATCCATGATGTTGGTGGTTGCCGCTGTGGTGGTAGCCCTTCTTTTGGCATTGGCGAGTTTGATGCCCACCGACTGGAACGGAAATGTTTTGATGGAGGAACGGATCAACTCGCAGGAGATCAAAATGATTGTCCTGCCAGACGAGCATGGAAGCAACGGTAAAATGATTACAGAATTATCCCTCGGCGCGGCCTTTTGTTAAACTCGTCTGAAGGACATTGCTCACCATTCACCAGTTAGACCGCCTCATGCTGATTCGCCAACTCTTTGCTTCGATTCTCTTACTGAATTTCGTCGTCCCCTTATTCGCCGACGATCCGGTTCCGCCGTTGCCTGAGTCGGCCCGGTTAGTTTTGGAGGAGGACTGGTCGAGCGGACGCATCGAGCCAGAGCGTTGGTACGTTCCCCGGAAGAAATGGGGAGACGGTAACCATGGCGTGGTACCAGAGAACGTCCAAATTCTTCCGGACAAAGTCGACCAAGAGGAGAAGAATGTCCTCGTCTGTGTCGCCCGTGGTGATCAATACACAGGGCCGATTGTGGGCTTTGAAGGGAATGCGGATCGGGTCGGCAGTTTGGTGGTCAGCCAGGCGCACTTTGCTTCGGGCCGGTTTGAAGTGCGGATGAAGATTGGCTCGTCAGAAGCTTACGCAGGGGGGCCGCACGATCCATTACGCCCTGCTGGCTGCATTCCGGCCGTATGGACCTTCGGTTATCGTTTCGTTGAAGGCCGCTCGAAGGATGAGTTTGATCCGGAGGTCCCCCTCTACAATCCCCACATGCCTGCCTATGGGATCGCCGCGAACGAATACTGGTCGGAAATCGACTTCCCTGAATTCGGCAAAGAGGGGAAATTTGATAAAGCGATGTACAACACGTTCCTGCAAAACCGTCACGACAGTCGGTTGTTCGACGTTTCCTCGGTCTTAGACGGCAAGTATCATACGCTCGTCACCCAGTGGCGGACGCACCTGCGAGAACTACCTGAGATTAAGGATGAACAAGTCGTTGCCGCTGATGGTTTTTGGTGGGTCCAGGACAAATCGGTTCCCTTTGAAACGTACCTTGGCAATCCGCTTAAGCGTCTGGGGAAAGATCGGTATGCCCTGTACGAAGGAACCGAAGCGATCCATTGGATCGACGGAAAATTGATCGCCCGTAACGACAAATGGGTGCCTGCCATGGCAGCCCAATTGAACTTGGGAGTCTGGCTACCCAGTTGGGCAGGACCGGCCCAATGGCAAAAGGCCGAAGTGCGATTCGCTTCCATTCGAGTATGGCAATTTGATGACGAAGGGGATGTTCGCGGAATCCTCTCGGGCAACCTGCAGGACAACTTCGACAAAGCTGGCCGTCCCCTGAACTAAGCTTGTCTGATTGCCGGAAGATCGGTGGTTGCTTTGCCACGCGATGATAATGGATAAGTGCTTGAGCAAATTATGGGGCGTCGAGACGTAGCCTATTAACTTGGTTGGATCTCTATGAAACCGTTGTATTCTGCGAAGATCTTGGCTGCGAACGTGGGGCTATATGTGAATGGCGATTTTGCTGCGGTGGAAGATTATTTCGCCACCGACTATGTTGCTCATATTGCCGGCGACGATTTGTCGTTGGGGCATGCTGGTATTCGGAAAGTCTTGAGCGTGTATCGCCGGGCGTTTTCTGATTTTCAGGTTGACGTTGAGATTCTCGTGCAGAGCAAGGACCGAGTTGCCTGGCAGCGAACGCTTCAAGGGACGCAGCTTGGCGCGTTCAAAGGGTTTCCTGCCTCGCAGAAACAGATTGTCTGGCGCGATATGGTAACCAGCCGATTTCAGAACGACCTGATCGCTGAGGAATGGATCGTGACAGATCTTGCCGAGCAACTTCTGGCTTCACGCAAACGCTGATTGCAGGGAACTCGGCTGCTTCTTGGACGCATATTTCCTATCGGTTTGAAAGAAAGTGGTTGTGCGAGCGTTTCTAAATCCCCTTTACATCTTGGCTGCGGTGGCGTTTCTGCTGCCGTTTGGGGTCAAATTCGTTTTCTCGGCGGTCGCCCAGCGGAGCATGTTTTTTGGCGAAAAAGTGGTCGTGTTTCTATCTCTCTGGTTGCTGCTGGTCCTTGTCTTCCGCTGTTGGTTTCAATTGGTTGGTAACGGCAGCAAAAACGCCAATTAGGCCGAGCACTTCTTGAAGTAGTTCAAGCTGGCCAGAGCGTAAGTCCGCGGAGGTAAGTCGGTAACTAGCCGCTTCGGCAGGCGGAATTTCCAAAGTGGAAATGATAGGCCGCTTGGATTAATTTACCTGAGAACCCCAGGGGAGGCTCACTTGGGGCTTGAAATGCGTTACGATAGTAGGTGAAAAAACTGAGATATCACGCATGAAAACCGCCATTATCGGTTGGGGGTCCTTGCTTTGGGACGACCGGCCACAATTCGATCAGCATCACGGGCCGTGGGTTTACGACGGACCACGTTTGCGGCTAGAGTTTTCGCGGATCTCGGTCCGGCGGCAAAAAGCGCTGACGTTGGTGATTGAGGATCAACTAGGGGCCGAGTGTTCGACTGCCTACACGGTGAGTCATCGCGAGGACGTGCGTGAGGCGATTAATGATTTGCGAATTCGCGAAGGGGCAACGCCCAAGCAGGTAGGCGTTTGGCGGAAAGATCCTTCTTCTGAAATTCCGCAGTTGCGAGAAGTCCCCCCGGCGATCGAACGTTGGGCACGGCAAACCGATTTCGATTATGTACTGTGGACTGGGTTGCCCAACAATTTCAAAGAGCTCAGCCCTGGTCAGGTCGACTTTTCGCTCGCAGCGGCGACGGCGCATATCCGTTCGTTGGACGAGGTTGGGCAAGCGAAAGCCGCAGAATATATCTTCCGGGCCCCTAAGTTCATTCAAACCCCGCTGCGTAGTGAACTTGAGGCGGCCGAGTGGTTTCGGCTATTGTGGGAACGAACGCGAAACGACTAGCTGACTTTGCGTTGAAAGCATCGCTCTGGCCATATCTCATAAGGGAGCAAACCCCGTCCCCGAGGCCACGAAAAAGCCGATGGCGCTCATGGGGATGAGTCCCAGGCAGATCAGGGTTGCAGGCCTCGGGCATTCTGAACGGAATGTAGCGATGCTCCCGGCTATTGCGATCCAAAACACCCCAAACCAGTACATGGCAGGAAAGTAGAAGAAGCACCAATAATAATCTTTCCACATTTGCATATCGACTTCGCTGGTAGTCACTTCTTCGAAAGGTAAGAGGCTTCTAGCATTCTCGGCCCAAAATTTGAACGGAAACAACTGACAAAGCAGCATCATTACCGATAGGCCCAATAAAAACGAAGCGGCGTATTCGATCGTCCGCATTCCAAGCTTGCTTTTGGATGGTTCGGTCTGCCTCTCCTTCACGACCTCGACCGGTGAGATATAGGAACTCTGTGGTTCTGCTTCATTCATGATGATGGGTTCCGTCTTTGTAGTATCGGTAGTTTTTTTGATGTCTGCGCCCGTAATCCAACATGGCAACGGACCGATTTGCCACGAATGCTGGGCTTCCGCTGGTCGCGTCTCTTGGATTGATGACGCAGACCTCAATAAACTGGCTTCGATTATATTCTATCGCCTGAGTTGCCCAACAATTTCAAAGAGCTCGGCTCTGGTCAGGTCGACTTTTCGCTAGCAGCGGTTACGGCGCATATCCGTTCGTTGGACGAGGTTGGGCAAGCGAAAGCCGCAGAATATATCTTCCGGGCCCCTAAGTTCATTCAAACCCCGCTGCGTAGTGAACTTGAGGCGGCCGAGTGGTTTCGGCTATTGTGGGAACGAACGCGAAACGACTAGAGTCCCCAAGAGAATTCAATGCACCCGAAGTTGATGGAAGCTTTGCAGCAAGGTGTTTACCCAATCACCACGCGGATTGCGATTGGTCGATTTGCGACGCCTGAGCGGGTTGCTTACTTGCAAGAGATGGGGATAACCCACATTTTGAATGTGAGCGACGCGGAAAGTTTGGCCACCGTTCGAGCGGCCGGATTTACTCAGGTCAAAGATATTCCGCTGGCCGATTATAGCCGCATTCCCACCGAGCAGGCACTTAACGCAATTCAAACGCTGCATGCGATGTTGAACCTGCCTGGCTCGCAGGTCTATGTGCATTGCCTGGCGGGGCAAATGCGCTGTCCCACGGTGCTGTGGTTGTACTTGATTGGCCTAGGCATGGGTGGGCGACCGGCCAAGCAACTGATCATCGACCGCTGTCCCGACGCCCATCCTGGGCACAATACGTTGGTCGATGCAGCCTTGATGCAAGCAGTAAACGACTGGGGCCGCAAGCTAGGCCATATCGACCGCGCGGCCCTGATGCAGCCGGCTGGTAAGTGACGATTTGTTTGCCTGGCTGGTTGGCATCTGTTACCGTCGAAGCAGCCTAATGTTTACCCTGCCCTGCTTGCTTCGGTTGGTAAGTTTTTGATGCCCCGATTTCTTCGTCAGTTTGGTCTGCGCACGCTGCTGTTGTTCTGCTTGTTGGTGGCGATTGTGTTTGGTCTGCTGCGGTGGCAGATGGATGGGATTCATCGGCAGCATGCGGTGGCGAAGGAGTTGCTTGAGAAGGGAGCTTCCATCGAATGGAAGACGTCGGGGCTGCGGTGGGTGCGAGATTGGGTTGGCGATTATTATTTCACCCAAGTCGTGGCGATTCATCTGCAGGAAAAGAAACTTCACGACGCCGATCTGCAGGTGCTAGAAGATTTGCCGGCGCTCGAGCGGCTTTATTTGGCTGGCAATCCGCTGATTACCGACGCGACGATCGGGCATCTGCAAGGGCTGAAACACTTGCGCCGGCTAGCGCTTTGTGCAACCGGCATCACGGACGACGGACTAACCAAGCTGGCAACGCTGCAGGAACTGGAAGCCCTTGATATCAAGCATACCCAGGTAACGCAGGCAGGGCTTTCGCGTCTGGCTCCGCTTCCCAATCTGGAAGAACTGTACCACCGATTTGAGTTCACCGACGAGGGGCTGGCAGCCGTCGCTCAGTTGCCGGTGGTTCACTTTCGAGAGTTGCAGGTACAGGAATTATCGGAACAAGGGTTTGCCCTGCTTCCTAAAATTCGGTTCAGTGGGATTACGCTACAAAGCCCGCAGGTGCCGGATTGGCCTCGATTTCTTTATCATCACCCCACGATGGGCCAGATTGTTCTTAGCGACGCGGCGATTACCGACGAGCAAGCAAAGCAATTGATCAAAACCAACGATCTCTACAAAGTGATACTGACGAACGTTCCTGTATCCGATCAGGTTTTGCCCGCCTTGGCCGCTTTAGGGAATTGGCTGTCGGTCCATGTGAAAGGAACCAAGATTTCGGCCAATGGGTTTCTGACTCATTTTGGTGATCGCAAGCCGTTGAAGATAAGTATCAGCGAGGAGTCCATTTCGATGTCATCCATGGGACTTCCATCGTTGTATCTGAGTTACACAGGACCGGTCCCCCTGGACGATATACCAGGGTTAGCCCACCTGAGCGATGCGGATTATCTCTCTGTGAGTTCTAAGAAGGTGGCAATCGACTTAAGTCATCTCCCTTCGCTGCCCAGCCTGAGTGGTTGTTATTTTGATGCGCCACTTAACGACACGGCCTTGGCGGGTCTAAGCCACCAGCCAAGCTTAGGTACGATTGCCGTGAAAACAGTCGGAGATCAGTTCACGCCAAATGGGCTGCGGGCACTGAAGGGTTGCCCTTGCCTTGAAACACTTCTACTGGACGCCGAGGTTCCGTTAACCGATAAACATCTTGCCGCAATCAGTGCATGCAAGCAATTGCAAAGCTTGGCCATAGTGTCACATGGAGAGATAACCCCGCAGGGCATCGCGTACTTGGCCGATCTGCCGCAGCTTACGGAGCTGTCTATCGGGTTTAAAGAGCAGCCCGACGGTGAGGTCTTAGCTGAGATTGCGAAGCTAAAGAAGCTAGAAACTCTGAAGATTACAGAGTCCATTATCAAAGATGAAAACATTCCGTCCTTGATGGAAATGACTCATCTTAAAGAGCTGATAGTTTTTAGGGCCCGCATGTCGGCAGCCGGGAAAGAGCGTTTACGTCTGGCGCTGCCCGGGGTGTTGGTGGAAGTGTATGACCAACTAAAACCGCGGTTTCCCCTGTAACGATTTGTTTGCCTGGCAGGTTGGCATCTGTTACGGTCGAAGCAGCCTAATGTTTACTCTGCCCTGCTCGCTTCGCTTGGTAAGTGTTTTGATGCCCCGATTTCTTCGTCAGTTTGGTCTGCGTACGCTGCTATTGTTCTGCACGTTGGCGGCGGTTTGTTTTGGTTTGTGGCGGTCGCACATGACGTGGGTTGATCGGCAGCATGCGATTGCCCAGCAGATTGGTGAGAAAAATGGTAGCGTGCGTTGGGGGACTTGGGGGCCTAGTTGGTTGCACGATGCGTTTGGGAGTCGTTATTTCTCGTACATTATCACAGTCGATTGGCAGCACAAGCTGATTATCAATCAAGATCTGGAACTTCTGCGTGAGCTTACTTCGTTGGAAGAACTGGACGTGGCGGGCAATCGAATCTCGAACAAAGGGCTGGAAGTGTTGGGCGACTTGCCCCATTTGCGGCGGCTGGCCGTATGGCGAACTCTTATCAGTGACCAGGGGCTAAAAACGATTGGCAAGTTGAAGCAACTAGAAGTTCTCGATATTCAGAGAACCGATATCACCGAGCAAGGACTTCGCTACTTGGGCGGGCTGCCAAAATTGAAAGTGCTGCGGCATAGCTTGGAGGTGACCGACGAGGGGATCGAGCATCTGGCAGCAATGCCTAGCCTAAGACTGACGACACTTTCCTGCCGAACGCTTTCCGAAGAGAATTTACGCTGGGTGGCGCAACAACCGAAGCTGCAAACGGTCACGATCGTTGCTCCCCAGGGGAACCGCTGGGCCGAAGCATTTGTCGGGCATCCGACACTTCAGTCGCTAACAATCGCTTTCGCCGACATTCAAGACGCACAGATGCGAAAAATCTTGGAGGCCAACACGCTTACCGAGATAGATCTGCTGAACGTTTCGGTCAGCGACGCTGGCCTGATTGCACTTCCCCCTGGCGGAAAACTGCAGCGATTCCAACTGATGAATACGAAAACGACCCCAGGCGGTTTTCTAAAGGTAATTGGCCCCACGGCGGTCAGAGTCCATATTGAACCTGGATGGATTACCCTCTTCGATAAAAATAACAACGCTAAAATTGAGTGGTACGGCAGGCTCACCGACGATCTCTGGCCGAATTTGGCCCATTGCACTTCAGCCAAGCAATTTTACTGCCAAGCAAAACTGCCTGCGGAAGATGTGCTAACGTCGCTTGGTTCGCAGAAGGAACTGACGAATGTCTTTATTCATTGTCCGATAAACGATCGGGTGATGGAGGCTTTGGCTGGGTTAAGTAAGCTAGAGATTCTTCGTCTGCATGGACAGCAAAATATTTCCCCCGCCGGGTACGGCTTGTTGGCTAAGGCAAAATGTTTAAAGACTCTGTCTTTATTGAAGTCAGAAACGAACGACCAGCACTTGGCAGAAATTGGTAAGCTGCAAAGTTTAACAAGCTTAGTCCTGTCTGGATGCCCTATCAGAGACCAAGGGATCCAGCACTTAGTTTCGTTATCGAATTTAGAAGGGCTGCGGCTGGTGAATTGTCCGCTGCTTACGGACGATGCCTTCCGCGAGATCGCCAAGCTGCCTAAACTGCAATTTCTCACTGGTAAGGGTCAGTGTTTCAGCGATGCTGGGTTGCAACATCTACACGGGATGCCCACGCTGAGAGACGTGCAATTTAAGGGCTACATTTCTTCTCCTGGCTTGCAAGCGCTGAGGGATTCGTTGCCAATGGCCGGTAAGGCTAGTTACTAAGCATCCGTTGGTGAAGAGATTGAAGACGATGCTTACTCGTTAAACCGTCTCGTTTTCTGTCGGGGCGAACAACTTGACGAGAACCGCTCGCTGGGGATTGTGCGGAGCCAAGGCTACCTCGACTTTGGCACCAACACGCAGGGCTTCGCTGGCGGCTGTTTTGGTAAGCAGCAAAAAGGGCGTGTAGGTTTGGTTGAGATACGCGTACGTCAATTCAACCTGTACGCCGTGTTTACGAAAATTCCCCTTGGTAACGGTGGCTTCCACCCGCGGGCCAGCGGTTAAAATGTGCCGGATGCTGGAAACGCGCCAGCAGAGAATCGCCGCACCGATCGCGAACGCCACGATCCCCAGGAACGTCCAGCCCAGCGCGCTGCTGGCCGACAACTGCCAGATGTTGCCCTGGTTCTGCCACTGGTTGCTCCACTTGAGCACCAAGATCAGGCTAATGCCAATCGGCAGGTAACTGCTCAGCCAAATACAAAACGGATCGTTCTTGACGATGGTGGCAAAAGAAAACGATTCCGGTGGCGAAGCAGGCATAGCAGATCAAAACCAGCAAGGTACGGTGACACGTGTGCGCGAAAACGTCGGCCCGCGCATTTTCGCTATAGGGGGAGCGAGCCTTGGTTAGGCAGGCTGAATTGGCAGCGTGAAGCACCACGAGGGGTGATTCCACCAAGGGGATTCGCCGGCATCGAGCTTCAAGGGGGAAAACGTGCGCACGGTGAGCGTCACGCCATCGGGTTCAAATGTGAGCAGCCGCATCCAACCATCGCCGCCGTTACTTTTCTCGAACGAACCACCCCCCAGCCCTTGGGCATTGAACAGCATTTGATGCACGGGCGTTCCTGCGGCGTTCGGATCGACTCGGCGGCCAACGTGGCTTCCCATCTCGTGCCCGTTGAGCACCATTTGAAATTGCGGGGCATCGTGAACGAGCGATTGCCACAGCTCTTCACCATCGTGAGTGTTGCCGTTCTTGCCGTTGGGATAGGTATGCGGATTGCCACCGCGCTGGTGGTTGCCATCTTGGCCGTCGCGGATGGAGTCTGGCGTAAGGAAGTCGTGCACCAGCAGCACGCCGGTGTGGTTGCGATACGCTTCGCGCTGAACGAGCTGTTTCGCCCAGGCAACCGCTTCCCGTCGAGGGCCCCATTCCAAAGCGACGACCAATAGCTTGCGGCCCGCTGGCAAGGCGACTTCGTAAGCGGCATTTTCCAGCGATGGTTGCCCGAGGGCGTTCGGGCACGTTTCAAGCAAGATGCCGCCCCCTTGCCCGTCAGAGACAAGCTTGTTTCCGGTGATGGGGAAGTAATCGTTGACCTGGGTTTCGCGCGATTCCGAGTTGCGAATTCCATAGTCGTGATTACCGGTGGCAAAGACGATAGGGACTTTGTTTTCGAGTATGCCTAAAGCCCGTTTGGCACTTTCCCACTGCGACTCGGAATGTTGATCGCCACCACCTTTGCCGCCGCCGGTAGGGATGTTGTTTTGCTCGACGAAGTCCCCTTCGTGCAGCACCAGACCAATTCGCCAGGCATCCAGATGTTGGTCGACCCAACGGCACATTCGCTCGAAGTGGGCCTGGTTGCGCTGGTACTTGGCATAGTTTTGCGTGTCGGGGAAAACGACCATCGTCCACCCTGCGCGGATACCACGACTTGGATCGGTCGGCAGATGAAGGGGCGTGGTTTCTTGTGCGAACAAAGAATCGGTTTGGCTCAGCAAAGGGAAGCTGGCCATTCCAGAAAGAAACGTACGTCGATTCAACGCAGGAAAATTGCGTGGCATGGTGTTTTCGGCAGGCGAGAGAGAAAGAAGCTAGGCAAAGTGCTGCACGTTATTTTGCACAAAGGACTCGTGGCAATCAATTGCCTGAGAGGAGGGTCTGCCAGCAGAGTGAGGCTGGCGCGGTACGACATTTTTCTTGACACGCCCCGTGGATCCGATAGCTTGAGGCAAACCTCCTCCCCTCCCCCTGCCTGCAAACCTTTGTTGCTATTGGAAGTTGCCATGCCTCGTCTGATTTGCGTTTCGCTGATTGTTGTGCTTGGTTTTCTGGCCGCTTGTTCTGCGCCGCTGAGAGGGGCGGAGAAGCTTTTTCAGGCCGGCGCCGCGACCAGCAACATCACGCCGCCGCTCGGGGAAATGATTGTCGGCAATTGGGAGCCGATCCCGGCCACGCATATTCACGATGAACTGTTTGCCCGCTGCCTGGTGCTGGACGATGGGAAGACGAAACTGGCGATTGTGCTCTGCGACAACGTCGGCATACCAGAGCAGGTATTCGACGCCGCAAAGTCGTTGGTCACCGCAGCGACCGGGATTCCGGCTTCGCACCAGTTAATGGCTTCGACCCATACGCACTCGGCGACGACGGCCCGGGGTAAGTCGAAGATGCTGACCCAGGCCGAGCTTTCCGACTACCAGAAGTTTGTGGTCCAACGTATCGCCGATGGAGTCCGTCGTGCGGTCAATCAGTTAGAGCTAGCGACGATTGGCTGGGGCTCGGTCGAGGAACCGAGCGAGGTGTTCAATCGTCGTTGGTACATGAAAGACTCGGCTCACACTGGCAATCCTTTCGGCGGGGTTGATCGTGTGCGGATGAACCCGCCCCTGGGTAGCGCATCGCTCGATCGACCAGCCGGCCCGACCGATCCGGAAGTGAGCTTTATCTCGGTGAAAAGTGTCGCCGGAAGGCCGATCGCGCTGTTGGCGAATTACTCGTTGCACTACGTCGGCGGTGTTCCTAGCGGAGACGTCTCCGGCGATTACTTCGCCTACTTCGGCAAGTTCATCGCCGAGAAACTAGCCGCCGAAGATCAATCGCCGCCGTTCGTGGGCATGCTTTCTAACGGGACTAGCGGCGATGTGAACAACATCAATTTTCAAGAGAAGAACCCCAAGCGGTACGCGGCATACGAAAAGATGCAGGAAGTCGCCGACAAGCTGGCCACCAAAGTCGCAGCAGAGAACGAGAAGATCACCTTTCACCCGTGGGTACCGCTGGGGGCTGCTGCGACTGAGTTGCCTTTGAAAGTTCGCCAGCCGACTGAGGAAATGAAAAAGCATTTCGCCGCCGTGAAAATCAAAGCCAAAGACGAGCCAGCCGGGCACCGCCGCGAGATGATTTATGCCGAGCGGATCGACGGCTTGAAAGAGGCCCCTGAAGTGGTCCACGTGCCGCTGCAAGTCCTGCGCATCGGCGACTTGGGGATCACGGCGATACCGTTTGAAGTGTTTACCGAAACCGGCCTGGAAATCAAAAGCCGCAGCCCGTTTGAAGACGCCTTCACGATCGAACTGGCCAACGGTTCGTTCGGTTACTTACCCACGCCAGAGCAACATCGCCTCGGTGGCTACGAAACCTGGCTGGGGACGAATTACGTCGAAGAGAATGCGACGGTGAAAATTGTCGATACGTTGATGAAGCTGTCGGATTCGTTGCGGTAGGCGAGTTTGAAGTTTAAGCTGCGCTGGTTTGAAGTTTTCAGTGAAGCGTTGCCAGTCGAAGCCTCCACCCGCCGCGCTCTTCTCCTGTCCCCTCGCCCCTACGGGGAGAGGGCTAGGGTGAGGGGGCGACAGCACGAACAGGCAACCAATGGCAACTCCCCTGCTGAACACTGAGCACTTCAAACTGAAAACTAGCGAAGCTCCATATTCTGGTACGCACAGCGTACCCTACGGAATGGAAGACGTTTGTTTAACCAACTATCAGCGAAAAAGTAATTCTGTTCGCACTCAGTGAGGGGTGTTTTTATGCCTGAGCTTTTCATCGTCCTGCGGCGCGACATTCCTGGGCTCGATCCTTCCGTTACCGGGCGGATGCTATCGGAGCGGGAACCGCTGTTGGCACGACTGGCTCGCAAGTTGAACGTGGTACCGCTAATGGAATTTGCCAGCCAAGATCCGGCAGAAGGAGCGGCATTGCTGGCCGAGATGGGAGTCGATCCGACCGAGATTGAATTGCCGGAAGAGGCTTGGTTTTCTTCCCACCAAGGTTTAGAAACCGTGCAAGTCCTGAGCGAGTACCTGCAAACACATCCGGCGACGATGCCCGATACCGATCGCATTCTGGAAGAACTCGCCGAGTGGGAAAAAGTCCTCAGCCGGGCAGTCGAGGAGAAAATCCCTTGGCATTTGGCCGTTGATTATTAGGGAACTCACGACGGTAATTCAGAACCTAGCCAACATAAAACGCCGGCCAGTGTGCCACGGGCCTCTGGCCCGTCCGGTCTGCTGAGTTGGTCTCTATTTCGCACTGGCAAGATGCCCAGTGACACACCGGAGTACCCTACGGGTGATTGTTTTATGTTAGACAAAGCATCACGCTGGTGATTACGGTTAGGCATATCAGCGAAATGATCGCCCCTTTCAGCGATACCATGTTCGGTTGGAACAACTGGCCGAGTTCTCCCAAGCGGTGCCAAAGCCAGAAGCCGGTCGGCAGGGTGATGGCGCCAAAGAGCCAGAGCGACCAGATGGGGCTGCCGTGCCGGAGCATTTCGCCGCAATCGCCGATGTGGGCCAACGAGCCAAGCCCGATGTAGGACCCGTTGGCAATCAGGCAGAAGCCGGCAAAGAACTGAGTGATCCCCTTTCCCCAGGCTAAGCGAGCCGGAATTGCCAGCCAGGCGAGCAGCGGCAGAAGGACACCCACCAGCGGGCCGCTCCAGACAACGATCAG belongs to Bremerella cremea and includes:
- a CDS encoding ester cyclase, which produces MKPLYSAKILAANVGLYVNGDFAAVEDYFATDYVAHIAGDDLSLGHAGIRKVLSVYRRAFSDFQVDVEILVQSKDRVAWQRTLQGTQLGAFKGFPASQKQIVWRDMVTSRFQNDLIAEEWIVTDLAEQLLASRKR
- a CDS encoding protein-tyrosine phosphatase family protein, which translates into the protein MHPKLMEALQQGVYPITTRIAIGRFATPERVAYLQEMGITHILNVSDAESLATVRAAGFTQVKDIPLADYSRIPTEQALNAIQTLHAMLNLPGSQVYVHCLAGQMRCPTVLWLYLIGLGMGGRPAKQLIIDRCPDAHPGHNTLVDAALMQAVNDWGRKLGHIDRAALMQPAGK
- a CDS encoding DUF3592 domain-containing protein, whose translation is MPASPPESFSFATIVKNDPFCIWLSSYLPIGISLILVLKWSNQWQNQGNIWQLSASSALGWTFLGIVAFAIGAAILCWRVSSIRHILTAGPRVEATVTKGNFRKHGVQVELTYAYLNQTYTPFLLLTKTAASEALRVGAKVEVALAPHNPQRAVLVKLFAPTENETV
- a CDS encoding serine/threonine protein phosphatase, which codes for MPRNFPALNRRTFLSGMASFPLLSQTDSLFAQETTPLHLPTDPSRGIRAGWTMVVFPDTQNYAKYQRNQAHFERMCRWVDQHLDAWRIGLVLHEGDFVEQNNIPTGGGKGGGDQHSESQWESAKRALGILENKVPIVFATGNHDYGIRNSESRETQVNDYFPITGNKLVSDGQGGGILLETCPNALGQPSLENAAYEVALPAGRKLLVVALEWGPRREAVAWAKQLVQREAYRNHTGVLLVHDFLTPDSIRDGQDGNHQRGGNPHTYPNGKNGNTHDGEELWQSLVHDAPQFQMVLNGHEMGSHVGRRVDPNAAGTPVHQMLFNAQGLGGGSFEKSNGGDGWMRLLTFEPDGVTLTVRTFSPLKLDAGESPWWNHPSWCFTLPIQPA